In Dehalogenimonas etheniformans, one genomic interval encodes:
- a CDS encoding PAS domain-containing sensor histidine kinase, translated as MDSKQQKQHNLEVSELRYRRLFETAQDGILILDGDSGNITEVNPFLLRILGYSKEEIIGKKLWEIGAFKDVAASQQAYATLQSKKYVRYTNLPLVTKEGRLSQVEFVSNVYMVDGDRVIQCNIRDITDTIKAKKKVASIQKALKKLNAQLEDRIKEQTKELSSTNAKLVEQLEYRSRDAESLRSLSKRLLNAQEEERRSVARELHDEVGQNLTVLKLMLGRAKVKAPEELKPVFGELSDAVNEVVRQVRNLSMSLRPGGLDELGLIPALESLFDNLNSQAGLKVHFESQDIVQFSPEVRITIYRIVQESLTNIMRHGETKEAWVRLLRLDGQLFLSVKDRGQGFDIDSIRVNRSTGLLAMRERATLVGGECNIESIIGKGTSVNVSVPLPG; from the coding sequence TTGGATAGCAAACAACAAAAACAACATAACCTCGAAGTGTCGGAACTTCGCTACCGTCGCTTGTTCGAAACAGCGCAGGACGGAATTCTCATTTTAGATGGCGATAGCGGCAACATCACAGAAGTGAACCCATTCCTGTTACGGATCCTCGGTTATTCCAAGGAAGAAATCATAGGTAAAAAGCTGTGGGAAATCGGAGCCTTCAAAGATGTCGCTGCGAGCCAGCAGGCATATGCTACGCTCCAATCCAAGAAATACGTCAGATACACAAACTTGCCTCTGGTAACCAAAGAAGGGCGGTTATCCCAGGTTGAGTTTGTCAGCAATGTTTACATGGTGGACGGAGATAGGGTCATACAATGCAACATCCGTGACATTACGGACACAATAAAAGCCAAAAAAAAGGTTGCCAGTATTCAGAAGGCGCTCAAGAAACTAAATGCCCAATTAGAAGATCGGATCAAAGAACAAACCAAAGAACTGTCGTCAACAAACGCGAAACTGGTTGAGCAATTGGAATATCGGTCACGAGATGCAGAATCATTACGTTCCCTATCAAAACGGCTTTTAAATGCCCAAGAAGAAGAGCGCCGGTCTGTAGCTCGTGAACTTCATGACGAGGTAGGGCAAAATCTCACGGTGCTCAAACTGATGTTAGGAAGGGCTAAAGTAAAAGCACCAGAAGAACTTAAACCAGTCTTCGGCGAACTCTCGGACGCGGTCAATGAAGTCGTACGGCAAGTACGGAATCTGTCGATGTCTCTTAGACCTGGTGGTTTAGACGAACTAGGTCTCATCCCAGCATTAGAATCACTATTTGATAATCTGAATTCTCAGGCGGGGCTGAAAGTTCATTTCGAATCGCAGGACATAGTCCAATTTTCACCGGAGGTTCGTATCACCATATATCGTATCGTTCAGGAATCGCTAACTAATATCATGCGCCACGGGGAAACCAAAGAGGCATGGGTGCGGTTATTGAGACTTGATGGTCAATTGTTCCTAAGTGTCAAGGATCGAGGACAAGGCTTTGATATTGACTCAATTAGGGTGAACCGTTCTACCGGACTATTGGCAATGCGAGAACGCGCGACCTTAGTTGGTGGTGAATGTAACATTGAATCAATAATTGGAAAAGGTACTAGCGTTAACGTCTCTGTGCCCTTACCCGGTTAG
- a CDS encoding recombinase family protein — protein sequence MANETCGIKSSCLISERDVECRNISLKESPMPQALKAAIYCRVSTDDQEREGTSLQTQQAACETYCQQKGFNVTHRFIETFSGLTLDRLKLRDLQGKARAREFDVIVIYCLDRLTRNPTHGVILGEDFNKLGIKLEAVTETIESSELGKLISYVKGYASNLEAERIKERTMRGKMAHAKAGKLPQGTGIGIYGYQWNKDTGCRTIIEHEAKVVLRIFADIVAGKSVNSIALSLNKDEIPTKSGSLWFPLTVRRIALNQTYTGNTYYGQTKRVGKNKVIGQPKESWILLPDVTPPIITQEMFDKAQDAIKNRLTVRPLKPNAAYLLTGFMKCPKCGSTIGGTMLSGKYRYYQCRGSKPTATRGKICDAGYIKADEIEAKIWDRIVGVASDPLQTLAFGNSDKDQRELLPMLEKQITELRTKLKAYPQKEKNLYGLLNHEQVTPEYVLEAVSKLKEKKAEEEQQLKGLIETRNRAGKAASIHLSDEQIANMVDKKLSATSSLEDRRKWLEALRVKIIAQPGSFKLICFYDANIDYTDFLEEMPYVDTSAGELCPNTDDPMYSDYAKGVKDLVTIERTSASQHGHSCQFRLVLTHRVKKDR from the coding sequence ATGGCAAACGAGACTTGCGGAATAAAAAGTTCTTGCCTTATTTCTGAAAGGGATGTAGAGTGCCGCAATATTTCCTTGAAGGAGTCGCCCATGCCCCAAGCCTTGAAGGCGGCCATCTATTGTCGGGTTAGCACCGATGACCAAGAAAGGGAAGGGACGAGCCTGCAGACCCAGCAAGCGGCTTGTGAGACCTACTGCCAGCAGAAAGGCTTTAACGTCACCCATCGGTTTATCGAGACTTTCTCCGGCCTGACTTTAGATCGTTTGAAACTCCGAGACCTTCAAGGAAAAGCGAGAGCACGCGAGTTTGATGTCATTGTCATTTACTGCCTTGACCGCCTGACCCGTAACCCCACCCATGGAGTTATCCTGGGCGAGGACTTCAATAAACTGGGAATTAAACTTGAGGCTGTCACTGAGACGATTGAGAGCAGCGAACTAGGGAAGCTGATTAGCTACGTTAAAGGTTATGCTTCGAACCTTGAAGCCGAGCGTATTAAAGAGAGAACCATGCGCGGCAAGATGGCACATGCAAAGGCCGGAAAGCTACCACAGGGAACAGGCATCGGTATCTATGGCTACCAATGGAACAAGGACACCGGATGCCGGACGATCATCGAGCATGAGGCGAAGGTGGTACTCCGAATCTTTGCCGATATTGTCGCCGGAAAGAGTGTTAATAGCATTGCCTTATCTTTGAACAAAGACGAGATACCGACGAAATCGGGTTCTCTTTGGTTTCCCTTGACCGTGAGAAGAATTGCGCTCAATCAAACTTATACTGGTAACACCTATTACGGGCAGACTAAACGAGTTGGCAAGAACAAAGTCATAGGGCAACCGAAAGAGAGTTGGATACTTTTACCGGATGTCACCCCGCCCATTATCACCCAAGAGATGTTCGACAAGGCACAGGACGCCATCAAGAATAGACTTACAGTAAGGCCACTAAAACCCAATGCGGCTTATTTGCTCACGGGCTTTATGAAGTGTCCAAAATGCGGTTCAACCATCGGGGGCACCATGCTGTCGGGGAAGTACCGCTACTACCAATGCCGAGGTTCCAAGCCTACAGCGACCAGAGGCAAGATTTGCGATGCTGGATACATCAAAGCCGATGAGATTGAGGCCAAAATTTGGGACAGGATTGTAGGTGTAGCTTCCGACCCGCTTCAAACTCTTGCTTTCGGCAATTCGGACAAAGACCAACGAGAATTACTGCCGATGCTTGAGAAGCAGATCACAGAGCTAAGAACGAAACTCAAAGCCTACCCACAGAAAGAAAAGAACCTGTACGGACTCTTAAACCATGAGCAAGTCACACCGGAATATGTACTTGAAGCAGTGAGCAAACTCAAAGAGAAAAAGGCCGAGGAAGAGCAGCAGTTAAAGGGACTCATTGAGACCCGCAACAGGGCAGGCAAGGCCGCGAGTATTCATCTTAGCGACGAACAGATAGCGAATATGGTAGACAAGAAGCTGTCGGCAACTTCAAGCCTTGAGGACAGACGTAAATGGCTTGAGGCCTTAAGAGTAAAGATTATCGCCCAGCCGGGCAGCTTCAAGCTGATTTGCTTTTACGACGCCAACATTGACTATACGGATTTCCTTGAGGAGATGCCGTACGTTGACACGAGCGCGGGCGAACTATGCCCTAATACCGATGACCCGATGTACAGTGACTACGCTAAAGGTGTTAAGGATTTAGTCACCATTGAACGAACATCGGCATCACAACATGGACATAGTTGTCAGTTCCGACTGGTCTTAACACACCGGGTGAAGAAGGACCGGTGA
- the dnaN gene encoding DNA polymerase III subunit beta, with protein sequence MRLSCLQENLSKGLAIVGRAAASRSTLPITNNVLLSTDEGRLKLSATNLEMAVSCWIGAKVEEEGATTVPAKLLTDFVATLPNDKIEMALSAKKILTLKCRRFEARMTGVDAKDFPPIPKVEGGVSVKIDVNEFKKGIARVVFAAATDESRPVLTGINAEFEGGVLTLAAADGFRLAVYKMALTEPASQKVKAIIPSKTLSEVSRLITDGEESIGITVDSQKSQILFRLKNIELVSQLLQGSFPQYNQIIPQSHTTRSVIEVAQFLMAAKTAQIFARDGGGIVRLIMTPGGGKTPGRLSITARSEEIGDDQAELDAAVSGEESKIAFNGKYLLDVLSVLSEDQVALEVTGPSSPGVLRPVGTDNYVHVVMPMFVQW encoded by the coding sequence ATGCGTTTATCCTGCTTGCAAGAGAACCTTTCTAAAGGGCTGGCGATCGTTGGACGCGCCGCTGCGTCGCGTTCGACCCTGCCGATAACCAATAATGTGCTTCTGTCCACCGACGAGGGAAGGCTGAAGTTGTCGGCCACCAACCTTGAAATGGCCGTATCCTGCTGGATCGGGGCCAAGGTAGAAGAAGAGGGCGCCACCACCGTTCCCGCCAAGCTCCTCACCGACTTCGTCGCCACCCTGCCCAATGACAAGATCGAAATGGCCCTTTCCGCCAAAAAGATACTGACTCTGAAATGCCGCCGGTTTGAAGCCCGCATGACCGGTGTCGACGCCAAGGATTTTCCGCCGATTCCTAAGGTGGAGGGCGGCGTCTCGGTCAAGATCGATGTCAATGAATTCAAAAAAGGCATCGCCCGGGTCGTTTTTGCGGCCGCCACCGATGAGAGCCGCCCCGTCTTGACCGGCATCAATGCCGAGTTTGAAGGCGGGGTCCTGACCCTGGCCGCCGCCGACGGCTTCAGGCTGGCCGTTTATAAGATGGCCTTGACCGAACCAGCCTCGCAAAAAGTTAAGGCGATCATCCCCTCCAAGACCCTGTCCGAGGTTTCGAGGTTGATCACCGATGGCGAGGAATCCATCGGCATAACCGTAGACTCGCAAAAGAGCCAGATACTCTTCCGTCTTAAGAACATCGAGTTGGTGTCTCAACTGCTGCAGGGATCCTTCCCGCAATACAACCAGATTATTCCTCAGTCCCACACCACACGTTCCGTCATCGAGGTTGCGCAGTTCCTGATGGCCGCCAAGACCGCCCAGATTTTTGCCCGGGACGGCGGCGGTATCGTCCGCCTCATCATGACCCCGGGTGGAGGCAAGACGCCCGGCCGTTTGTCGATAACCGCCAGAAGTGAAGAGATCGGCGATGACCAGGCGGAATTGGACGCCGCGGTTTCCGGTGAAGAATCAAAGATCGCCTTCAACGGCAAATACTTGCTGGATGTCCTGAGTGTGCTCTCGGAAGACCAGGTCGCCCTCGAGGTCACCGGTCCTTCTTCACCCGGTGTGTTAAGACCAGTCGGAACTGACAACTATGTCCATGTTGTGATGCCGATGTTCGTTCAATGGTGA
- a CDS encoding ABC transporter permease encodes MRFSEILSMAFSNLWRRKLRTVLTVAAVVIGATLIALMASLGDGLKGFIVGQFGQTFPEDAVIVSSGRDINVFRGNGGPQEITSVSTVVQPFTAEDISKIKSVPGVERVDYLVSVQARYVQPEGSDKMYTVDVSGVPAYEAAIRPLFLGSTIADADVGKCLISYDYLTAFGWSVDQSVIGKTVTVSVGKQFAYNTDTRNFTFTIVGVIDKKVSSAEVIITQTDAIEMARYYQDNPLRYSEQQPGFTVQVKARSAAEVASVAATVKSLGFNALTADDILAEINRVFSVIQVGLSAFGIIALVVAAIGIINTLLMAIHERTREIGVMKAVGATRGNIRALFTAEGAALGFLGGAAGGLLALMLGQALNVIGARTFLSNFPGFELSVFSFWLIPGVIALTTVISLLAGLYPAGRAARLDPVEALRYE; translated from the coding sequence GTGCGGTTTAGCGAAATTTTATCGATGGCTTTTTCCAACCTCTGGCGGCGCAAGCTCCGCACCGTCCTGACCGTTGCAGCGGTGGTTATCGGCGCCACCCTCATCGCCCTGATGGCTTCTCTCGGCGACGGCTTGAAAGGCTTCATCGTCGGCCAGTTCGGCCAGACCTTCCCAGAGGACGCCGTTATCGTCTCTTCCGGCCGGGACATTAACGTCTTTCGAGGCAACGGCGGACCTCAGGAGATTACCAGCGTCAGCACCGTGGTGCAGCCTTTCACCGCTGAAGATATTTCGAAGATAAAATCGGTTCCCGGCGTCGAACGGGTGGATTACCTGGTCAGCGTTCAAGCACGTTACGTCCAGCCCGAAGGCAGCGACAAGATGTACACTGTCGATGTAAGCGGCGTCCCGGCCTATGAGGCCGCTATCCGGCCCCTGTTTCTCGGTTCGACTATCGCTGACGCCGACGTCGGGAAATGTCTCATCTCCTATGACTACCTGACGGCCTTCGGCTGGAGTGTCGATCAATCGGTTATCGGTAAAACGGTTACTGTGTCCGTCGGCAAGCAGTTTGCCTACAACACCGACACCCGTAATTTCACCTTCACCATCGTAGGAGTAATCGACAAAAAAGTCTCCTCAGCCGAAGTGATCATCACCCAAACCGATGCCATAGAGATGGCGCGCTACTACCAGGACAACCCCTTGCGCTATTCCGAACAGCAACCGGGTTTCACCGTCCAGGTCAAGGCCCGGAGCGCCGCCGAGGTCGCCTCGGTTGCCGCCACGGTTAAATCGCTGGGCTTCAACGCCCTGACCGCGGATGACATCCTGGCCGAGATCAACAGGGTGTTCAGCGTTATCCAGGTCGGCCTCTCGGCTTTCGGCATCATCGCTCTCGTCGTCGCCGCCATCGGCATCATCAACACTCTGCTCATGGCTATCCACGAACGCACCCGGGAGATCGGTGTCATGAAAGCCGTCGGGGCCACCCGCGGCAATATCAGGGCGCTTTTCACCGCCGAAGGAGCGGCTCTCGGTTTCCTGGGCGGAGCCGCCGGCGGCTTACTGGCTCTCATGCTTGGGCAGGCGCTGAACGTGATCGGCGCCCGTACGTTTCTGTCTAACTTCCCCGGGTTCGAACTCTCGGTATTCAGTTTCTGGCTAATCCCCGGCGTCATCGCCCTGACCACCGTCATTTCTCTTCTGGCCGGGTTGTATCCCGCCGGACGCGCCGCCCGGCTCGACCCTGTTGAAGCTTTGCGGTACGAATAA
- a CDS encoding ABC transporter ATP-binding protein encodes MTAFIEVRELKKDYHLGEEFVHALAGVSIDIPKGEFAAFVGPSGSGKSTLLHLIGGLDTPSSGSITVDGHDLSRASDKELAVYRNRNIGFVFQAFHLHPTYTALENVAIPLLFSGTDKTERLSRARIALEAVDLSQRTDHRPNQLSGGERQRVSIARALVTNPSIIVADEPTGNLDSVNGVRIMELLGSLNREHGITLIVATHDAELARRARRVVTLRDGLFIGDTRAV; translated from the coding sequence ATGACCGCTTTCATTGAAGTCCGCGAACTTAAAAAAGACTACCACCTGGGGGAAGAGTTCGTTCACGCCCTGGCCGGCGTCAGCATCGATATTCCGAAGGGTGAGTTCGCCGCCTTCGTCGGACCCTCGGGTTCGGGCAAAAGCACCCTCCTCCACCTTATCGGCGGCCTGGATACACCCTCATCGGGCAGTATCACCGTGGACGGGCATGATTTGAGCCGCGCCTCGGACAAAGAACTTGCCGTCTATCGCAATCGCAACATCGGTTTCGTCTTCCAGGCCTTCCATCTCCACCCCACCTACACCGCCCTGGAAAACGTGGCCATTCCGCTCCTGTTCAGCGGTACTGACAAAACCGAAAGGCTGTCCCGGGCGCGGATAGCCCTGGAAGCCGTGGATTTGAGCCAGAGAACGGATCACCGCCCCAACCAGCTTTCCGGCGGTGAGCGTCAACGTGTTTCCATCGCCAGGGCCTTGGTGACCAACCCCAGCATCATTGTCGCTGATGAGCCTACCGGTAACCTTGACTCGGTCAACGGCGTTCGTATCATGGAGCTTCTCGGCAGCCTGAACCGGGAACACGGCATCACCCTGATCGTGGCCACCCACGACGCCGAACTTGCCAGGCGCGCCCGGAGAGTCGTCACCCTTCGCGATGGTTTATTTATCGGGGACACTCGTGCGGTTTAG
- the pyk gene encoding pyruvate kinase, producing MPNTKIRIFRRTKIVATIGPATGTPEVVADLIKAGMNVARLNLSHGTLDDHTGYITRVRSESAKLGIPVAVLIDIPGPKYRSGPLKAPSVQLKKGDPITLTTRQVLGDGSLVSVNLPTFTDDVKPGDIILLDDGALQLRCDTVEQTEVGCTVLVGGKLTPGRGIAVPGKTSSMPFLTGQLESYIDFAVSQKPDFIALSFVSKANDMIQVRELLKKKNADIPLVAKIERGTAVKAFDAILAESDAIMVARGDLGVDIPLEKLPLVQKEIIHKSNRAGKPVITATQMLESMINSPRPTRAEVSDVSNAIFDGTDAVMLSAETSIGKYPVQALAMMAAVAVETEKDLPYDQWIAERDSWLSNQTEELISYNACLTARRLGSAAIVAFTSSGSTAGRVSKYRPSTPILAISPNIDTCRRLILNWGVQAHQISTPKTVDNLFSTAVDICKKIELAKSGENIIVTGGIPLGKAGTTNLLKVQEID from the coding sequence ATGCCGAACACGAAAATCCGAATATTTAGACGCACCAAGATCGTCGCCACCATCGGTCCGGCCACCGGTACGCCGGAAGTAGTGGCTGATCTGATCAAGGCCGGAATGAACGTTGCTCGGCTGAACCTCTCCCACGGTACTCTTGATGATCACACCGGATATATCACCAGGGTTCGTTCGGAGAGCGCCAAACTGGGCATCCCCGTCGCCGTCCTCATCGATATTCCCGGACCCAAATACCGCTCCGGACCGCTCAAAGCCCCTTCAGTCCAGCTTAAAAAAGGCGATCCGATTACCTTAACCACGAGGCAAGTTCTGGGAGACGGGTCGCTGGTTTCAGTCAATTTGCCTACCTTCACCGATGACGTCAAACCCGGCGATATCATTCTTCTGGACGATGGTGCCCTCCAACTGAGATGTGATACTGTCGAACAGACAGAAGTCGGCTGTACCGTCCTTGTCGGCGGCAAGCTAACTCCCGGTCGGGGCATCGCTGTGCCCGGCAAGACATCGAGCATGCCATTCCTGACCGGACAGCTTGAAAGCTATATTGACTTCGCCGTCAGCCAAAAACCGGATTTCATCGCCCTTTCCTTTGTCAGTAAAGCCAACGACATGATCCAGGTACGGGAACTCCTTAAAAAGAAAAACGCCGACATCCCTCTGGTCGCCAAGATTGAGCGCGGCACCGCTGTCAAGGCCTTTGATGCCATCCTCGCGGAATCGGATGCCATAATGGTCGCCCGTGGCGACCTGGGCGTCGACATCCCCCTGGAAAAGCTCCCCCTGGTTCAAAAAGAGATCATTCACAAGTCCAATCGCGCCGGCAAGCCGGTGATAACGGCAACCCAAATGCTTGAATCCATGATCAACTCGCCCCGCCCCACCCGGGCTGAGGTCAGCGATGTCTCCAACGCCATTTTCGATGGCACCGACGCGGTGATGCTCTCCGCCGAGACCTCGATCGGCAAATACCCGGTCCAGGCGCTGGCGATGATGGCGGCGGTAGCCGTCGAGACCGAAAAGGATTTGCCCTACGATCAATGGATCGCCGAGCGCGACAGTTGGCTCTCGAACCAGACTGAGGAGCTCATTTCCTACAATGCCTGCCTCACCGCCAGACGGTTGGGATCTGCTGCTATCGTCGCCTTCACCTCATCCGGATCCACCGCGGGCCGGGTCTCCAAATATCGACCCAGCACCCCGATCCTGGCCATTTCTCCCAACATCGATACCTGCCGGCGGCTCATCCTCAACTGGGGCGTCCAGGCGCATCAAATTTCCACCCCGAAAACTGTTGACAACCTCTTTTCAACCGCGGTCGATATCTGCAAAAAGATCGAGCTCGCCAAAAGCGGGGAAAATATCATCGTGACCGGCGGCATTCCGCTCGGTAAAGCCGGGACGACCAACCTGCTCAAGGTCCAGGAAATCGATTAG